In Cyanobium sp. AMD-g, one genomic interval encodes:
- a CDS encoding DUF565 domain-containing protein — MTRLPVQRTRFQGLISRLGTKVAGQVRRSWRTGSLAALALLLGFFAGQNLTSFLLFASPGGRPAVVLGLLLVIETLVRVRSRLVRAEPPLGWVIVDNLRIGATYSIVLEAFKVGT; from the coding sequence ATGACCCGCCTCCCCGTGCAGCGCACCCGTTTCCAGGGCCTGATCAGCCGGCTGGGGACAAAGGTGGCCGGCCAGGTGCGGCGCAGCTGGCGGACCGGAAGCCTGGCGGCCCTGGCCCTGCTGCTGGGATTCTTCGCCGGTCAGAACCTCACCAGCTTCCTGCTGTTTGCCTCCCCAGGCGGAAGGCCAGCCGTGGTGCTCGGCCTGTTGCTGGTCATCGAAACACTGGTGCGGGTTCGCAGCCGGCTGGTGCGGGCCGAGCCCCCCCTGGGCTGGGTGATCGTCGACAACCTGCGCATCGGCGCCACGTACTCGATCGTGCTGGAGGCCTTCAAGGTTGGGACCTGA
- a CDS encoding HAD-IA family hydrolase, translated as MAPALTALLWDVDGTLAETEFEGHRVAFNRSFAAAGLPWRWDRPTYARLLAVSGGHERITHFLEQAEGRAPEPERVAALQRHKQTLYTSLVCQGGLALRPGVARLVMAAAAAGLRQAIVTTSGRRAVASLLEGAPPGLAGAFAFWICGEDVERKKPDPEAYRLALQRLEAGDQGVLVLEDSPAGLAAASAAGLPCLVCLSVASREHPASAFRAARAVVENLEETKGAVVVRQGPACPGHQVTLSWLQRLLDPP; from the coding sequence ATGGCCCCGGCCCTGACGGCCCTGCTCTGGGACGTGGATGGCACCCTGGCCGAAACGGAGTTCGAGGGCCACAGGGTGGCGTTCAACCGCAGCTTCGCGGCCGCCGGTCTGCCCTGGCGATGGGATCGCCCCACCTACGCCCGGCTGTTGGCGGTGAGTGGCGGCCACGAACGGATCACCCATTTTCTGGAGCAGGCAGAAGGCCGCGCCCCCGAGCCGGAGCGGGTGGCGGCGTTGCAACGCCACAAGCAGACCCTTTACACGTCTCTGGTGTGCCAGGGCGGTCTGGCCCTCAGGCCGGGGGTGGCCCGCCTGGTGATGGCAGCAGCCGCGGCAGGCCTGCGGCAGGCGATCGTCACCACCAGTGGCCGCCGTGCCGTGGCATCCCTGCTCGAAGGCGCGCCGCCCGGGCTGGCCGGAGCCTTTGCGTTCTGGATCTGCGGCGAGGACGTGGAACGCAAGAAGCCCGATCCGGAGGCCTACCGGCTGGCCCTGCAGCGCCTGGAGGCCGGCGATCAGGGGGTCCTGGTGCTGGAGGACTCCCCGGCCGGCCTGGCGGCCGCCAGCGCTGCCGGCCTGCCCTGCCTTGTCTGCCTGAGTGTGGCGAGCCGGGAGCACCCTGCCAGCGCCTTCAGGGCCGCCCGGGCGGTGGTCGAGAACCTGGAGGAAACCAAGGGGGCGGTGGTGGTACGCCAGGGACCGGCTTGCCCCGGCCACCAGGTGACGCTGTCGTGGCTGCAGCGCCTGCTCGATCCGCCATGA
- the recJ gene encoding single-stranded-DNA-specific exonuclease RecJ encodes MLPAVDERRWLLPTPLDGDDPAAAGRDAGGELPEELLAILRRRGLLTTAAVRELLDPEAAPEPDAHFPSLELAVERLVRCCQTAEPVAICGDYDADGMTSTALLVGVLGRLGARPRAAIPSRMEDGYGLNAAMVERLAAEGVRLLITVDNGVAAIEALERAAALDVEVILTDHHTLPPQLPPHLALLHPAVTPVGSPYRGLAGVGLAHVLATALCQRLKNRQGLEIALNLFCIGTIADMAPLQGVNRRWLLDGLPHLGCSPLPGLQALRQLAGLEKHRVDAEAVGFQLAPRINAVGRLGDPQLVVDLLTTEDPERALELARSCEALNRQRRELCGAIEAEALALLEADGPRRPAFLLLAQGHWHHGVIGIVASRLVERFGRPVALLAAEGGGRLRASVRAPKGFAVDAALTACAELLERHGGHPAAGGFTVRAENVAPLQERLDALAAIWLEAAGDGRAVEPEALLRLDRIDREFWHHLQRLAPFGIGHPTPLFWTSRCQVVEQKVLRGGHLQLQLAQGEARLRAIGWRWQGPSQWAGPVDVAFRLRRDDWQGVERFQLELEAIRCSGGDGVVLQRRDRTYWCRRQGDSLVIRNAAGEELRSAIHPDSGTLVVSEDSPHPYVQALLREAAMALGMAAG; translated from the coding sequence TTGCTGCCTGCCGTCGACGAGCGCCGCTGGTTGCTGCCCACTCCGCTGGACGGTGATGACCCGGCGGCGGCCGGCCGGGATGCCGGCGGCGAGCTGCCCGAGGAACTGCTGGCGATCCTGCGGCGTCGCGGTCTGCTGACGACGGCCGCGGTGCGTGAGCTGCTCGACCCCGAGGCGGCCCCCGAGCCCGACGCCCATTTTCCCAGTCTGGAGCTGGCGGTCGAGCGGCTGGTGCGGTGCTGCCAGACGGCCGAGCCGGTGGCCATCTGCGGCGACTACGACGCCGACGGCATGACCAGCACCGCTCTGCTGGTGGGGGTGCTGGGGCGCCTCGGCGCCCGGCCCCGGGCCGCCATCCCGAGCCGCATGGAGGACGGTTACGGCCTCAACGCGGCCATGGTGGAGCGGCTGGCGGCCGAGGGCGTACGGCTGCTGATCACCGTGGATAACGGGGTGGCCGCCATCGAGGCCCTCGAGCGCGCCGCCGCCCTCGATGTGGAGGTGATCCTCACCGACCACCACACCCTGCCTCCCCAGCTGCCGCCGCACCTGGCCCTGCTGCACCCGGCCGTCACCCCGGTTGGCTCCCCCTACCGGGGCCTGGCGGGCGTCGGGCTGGCCCATGTGCTGGCCACCGCCCTCTGCCAGCGGCTGAAGAACCGCCAGGGGCTGGAAATCGCCCTGAACCTGTTCTGCATCGGCACCATTGCCGACATGGCGCCGCTGCAAGGGGTGAACCGCCGCTGGCTGTTGGATGGTCTGCCCCATCTCGGCTGCAGCCCCCTGCCTGGTCTGCAGGCCCTGCGCCAACTGGCGGGCCTGGAGAAGCACCGGGTCGATGCGGAGGCGGTGGGCTTCCAGCTGGCCCCCCGCATCAATGCCGTGGGTCGGCTGGGCGATCCCCAGCTGGTGGTCGACCTGCTGACCACGGAGGATCCGGAACGGGCCCTGGAGCTGGCCCGCTCCTGTGAAGCCCTCAACCGTCAGCGACGGGAACTCTGCGGTGCGATCGAGGCGGAGGCCCTGGCCCTGCTGGAGGCTGACGGTCCCCGCCGGCCCGCCTTCCTGCTGCTGGCCCAGGGCCACTGGCACCACGGCGTCATCGGCATCGTCGCCTCCCGTCTGGTGGAACGTTTCGGCCGTCCGGTGGCCCTGCTGGCGGCGGAGGGGGGCGGTCGACTGCGGGCTTCGGTGCGGGCGCCCAAGGGCTTTGCTGTGGATGCGGCGCTGACGGCCTGCGCCGAGCTGCTGGAGCGCCACGGCGGCCATCCAGCCGCCGGTGGCTTCACGGTGCGGGCCGAGAACGTGGCCCCCCTGCAGGAACGCCTCGATGCCCTGGCCGCCATCTGGCTGGAGGCGGCGGGGGATGGGCGGGCCGTCGAACCTGAGGCACTGCTGCGGCTGGATCGCATCGATCGGGAGTTCTGGCACCACCTGCAACGGCTGGCCCCCTTCGGCATCGGCCACCCCACACCCCTGTTCTGGACCAGTCGCTGCCAGGTGGTGGAGCAGAAGGTGTTGCGTGGCGGCCACCTGCAACTGCAGCTGGCCCAGGGGGAGGCGCGGCTGCGGGCGATCGGCTGGCGCTGGCAGGGACCCAGCCAGTGGGCCGGCCCGGTGGATGTGGCCTTCCGGCTGCGCCGCGATGACTGGCAGGGGGTGGAACGGTTCCAGCTGGAACTGGAGGCGATCCGTTGCAGTGGCGGGGACGGGGTGGTGCTGCAGCGGCGGGATCGCACCTACTGGTGCCGGCGCCAGGGGGACAGCCTGGTGATTCGCAACGCTGCCGGCGAAGAGCTGCGCTCGGCCATTCATCCCGACTCCGGCACCCTCGTGGTCTCGGAGGATTCCCCCCACCCCTACGTGCAGGCACTGCTGCGGGAGGCGGCCATGGCCCTGGGGATGGCCGCAGGATGA
- a CDS encoding chloride channel protein: MSRHRFGLLRSLVQLALLGALVGLACWPLNRIDLLQDRLLSALPAFSGGRWSGPGWLLALAPIPLVPLLLWFQGGPWRRGAGSGIPQVILCLEDPHRGAQLLSAAPTAERLGLWTVASLALLPLGREGPVVEVGASVGQALLRRWPGLLHRTSRGHLLAGAAGAGLAGGFNTPLMGVIFVVEELTGSFQQRLVWPALVLASAAALVSNLGGQPMFALGINASPVTELDQLLWAIPIGLGGGLLGGGFAWLLVRSTAMITPIARRWPLRLGLAAGLVLALLALLTGGASGGDGEALMRLVLDQDADTTLDWPWVALLASRLLGPVLALSAGIPGGLIDPAFALGGVFGAGVVRALAGDPHLGLALGMAAGLAGATQLPVMTVAFAIRLAGDQQLLPGLVAAAAIATYTGQAIQGRPVYHALADLLMPVGSEGAAAVVEDEDHGRTGQGDQGQGAEVGDEVEVDTHGATAGEGDDRHGV, translated from the coding sequence ATGAGCCGCCATCGGTTCGGCCTGCTGCGTTCCCTCGTCCAGCTGGCGCTGCTGGGGGCCCTGGTGGGGCTGGCCTGCTGGCCCCTCAACCGCATCGACCTGCTCCAGGACCGTTTGCTCTCGGCCCTGCCGGCGTTCAGTGGCGGACGCTGGAGCGGCCCGGGCTGGCTGCTGGCCCTGGCGCCGATTCCCCTGGTGCCCCTGCTGCTCTGGTTCCAGGGGGGCCCCTGGCGCCGTGGCGCCGGCTCGGGCATCCCCCAGGTGATCCTTTGCCTGGAGGATCCCCATCGCGGCGCCCAGTTGCTCAGCGCCGCCCCCACCGCGGAACGGCTGGGGCTCTGGACCGTGGCCAGCCTGGCCCTGCTGCCCCTGGGCCGCGAGGGCCCGGTGGTGGAGGTGGGCGCCTCGGTGGGCCAGGCCCTGCTGCGACGCTGGCCGGGCCTGCTGCACCGGACCAGCCGGGGCCATCTGCTGGCCGGTGCGGCCGGTGCCGGTCTGGCCGGTGGTTTCAACACACCCCTGATGGGGGTGATCTTCGTGGTGGAGGAGCTCACCGGCAGCTTTCAGCAGCGATTGGTGTGGCCGGCCCTGGTGTTGGCGAGCGCGGCGGCGCTGGTGAGCAACCTGGGCGGTCAGCCGATGTTCGCCCTGGGGATCAACGCCAGCCCCGTGACGGAACTCGACCAGTTGCTGTGGGCGATTCCCATCGGCCTCGGCGGCGGCCTGCTCGGTGGTGGCTTCGCCTGGCTGCTGGTGCGGTCCACGGCGATGATCACCCCCATCGCCCGCCGCTGGCCCCTGCGTCTTGGCCTGGCCGCGGGACTGGTCTTGGCCCTGCTGGCCCTGCTCACCGGCGGCGCCAGCGGCGGTGATGGCGAAGCGCTGATGCGCCTGGTCCTCGACCAGGACGCCGACACGACCCTCGACTGGCCCTGGGTGGCCCTGCTGGCCTCACGGCTGCTCGGACCGGTGCTGGCCCTGTCGGCGGGAATTCCCGGCGGCCTGATCGACCCGGCCTTTGCCCTGGGGGGCGTGTTCGGAGCGGGGGTGGTGCGGGCCCTGGCCGGCGACCCCCACCTCGGCCTGGCCCTGGGCATGGCGGCCGGACTGGCGGGGGCCACCCAGCTGCCGGTGATGACGGTGGCCTTCGCCATCCGCTTGGCGGGTGACCAGCAGCTCCTACCTGGCTTGGTGGCCGCCGCCGCCATCGCCACCTATACCGGTCAGGCGATTCAGGGCCGTCCGGTCTATCACGCCCTGGCCGACCTGCTGATGCCCGTGGGCTCAGAGGGCGCCGCGGCGGTAGTAGAGGATGAAGATCACGGCCGGACCGGCCAGGGTGATCAGGGCCAGGGCGCCGAAGTTGGAGATGAGGTGGAAGTCGATACCCATGGGGCAACAGCTGGCGAAGGGGACGATCGGCATGGAGTGTAG
- a CDS encoding YkgJ family cysteine cluster protein produces the protein MPRSEHWHCISGCGSCCRLDPALRGDAIEALDPEQQQLYLSMVGEDGWCRHFDTGSRRCRIYAERPDFCRVDQLVALFGQPGDDPEALAIASCKQQIRAELGGRHTVMHRFLRTIRQSS, from the coding sequence TTGCCCCGATCCGAGCACTGGCACTGCATTAGCGGCTGCGGCTCCTGCTGCCGTCTTGATCCGGCCCTCAGGGGCGACGCGATCGAGGCCCTCGACCCCGAGCAGCAACAGCTCTACCTCTCGATGGTGGGTGAGGACGGCTGGTGCCGCCACTTCGACACCGGCTCCCGTCGCTGCCGCATCTATGCGGAGCGGCCCGACTTCTGCCGGGTGGATCAGCTGGTCGCCCTGTTCGGCCAGCCCGGCGACGATCCCGAGGCCCTGGCCATCGCCTCCTGCAAGCAGCAGATCCGTGCCGAGCTGGGCGGCCGCCACACCGTGATGCACCGTTTTCTGCGGACGATCCGTCAGTCGTCATGA
- a CDS encoding TMEM165/GDT1 family protein, with translation MSAPEPTDTPAPSSWITVFLSTATTVFLAELGDKTQLAALLLSAQSGRPFTVFVGASLALICSSLVGVLLGRWLSTVMPAHQLERAAGVLMVALGLWLGRQAVLHLAPLHLLTS, from the coding sequence ATGTCTGCGCCGGAGCCGACCGACACCCCGGCTCCCTCCAGCTGGATCACGGTGTTCCTGAGCACCGCCACCACCGTTTTCCTGGCGGAACTGGGCGACAAGACGCAGTTGGCCGCCCTGTTGCTGTCGGCCCAGTCGGGCCGACCCTTCACGGTGTTCGTGGGGGCTTCGCTGGCCCTGATCTGTTCCAGCCTGGTGGGGGTGCTGCTGGGCCGTTGGCTTTCCACCGTCATGCCCGCCCACCAGCTCGAGCGGGCGGCCGGGGTGCTGATGGTGGCCCTCGGTCTGTGGCTAGGACGGCAGGCGGTGCTGCACCTGGCGCCCCTGCATCTGCTCACCTCCTGA
- a CDS encoding TMEM165/GDT1 family protein, with product MPFALLASTFATVFLAELGDKTQLAIVSISGTSNRPGAVFAGSATALVLASLVGAAAGGSLSSVIPTDGLQLAAAAGFLIIGSRLILRSGAGSSEDADTPAP from the coding sequence ATGCCGTTCGCCCTGCTGGCCTCCACCTTCGCCACCGTCTTTCTGGCCGAGCTCGGCGACAAGACGCAACTGGCCATCGTCAGCATCAGCGGCACCTCCAACCGGCCCGGTGCCGTCTTCGCCGGCAGTGCCACCGCCCTGGTGCTGGCCAGTCTGGTGGGGGCGGCGGCGGGGGGTTCCCTTTCCAGCGTCATCCCCACCGATGGCCTGCAGCTGGCCGCCGCCGCCGGCTTCCTGATCATCGGCAGCCGCCTGATCCTCCGTTCCGGCGCCGGGAGCAGCGAGGACGCCGACACCCCCGCTCCTTAG
- a CDS encoding RNB domain-containing ribonuclease — protein MKFTVADLLDHLSTTDAVALAKLEKSLGLTTKSCKQQLRIGLEALQRLGLVEEDAEGLRARETPELIPARLRCSSKGFCFALREDGGEDIYIRDHQLNHAWNGDRVLVRITREGGRRRSPEGGVQCILERHTPSLLAQVERQDGQLVAVPLDDRLLTSVSLTEDDAVHLDPPEEAVVEVKIDRFPVAQFGPAGHVARSLPVHGGEAADTELLLAKHRLQERPACPRTTLKQPVAKGRADLSALTTLLLEAWEGAEAPCLPAVSLEEREGGWRLWVHSPAIAERIGMGNSLDTWLRDQGEAICVGRRWLPLLPPALAKASGFRPGESQAAVSVALDLDGEGNLEHFRFSLSQVTPAARVDRAAMQALAERKPKARTTPAPLKALKDHLPLLEQLVQVSGLLRQRRLAAGSIDLNLPMPAIDSLGDLQVPAPDAAQQGWLVELPAEDPVAILREAVLVAHRALGRHLLALELPALFALNPAAEATEINDVAKAALALDIPMELSADGNASAAELAAVFAATDRGRPLQQQLRDALRPVQLAPEAGPHAVAGEAIALAPWCCPGLHYADLWNQQLLVTLLVDGKDRPSVRHKISTDLASDTCHGSTDWPLLTPGQLAPYQQGLEHGLAQRLNGRSRFLQELQADALALAQARHTEPLVGQTLPGVISGVQSYGFFVEVPPSQVEGLVHVSSLKDDWYEYRSRQNRLVGRKFRRTYMVGDGVDVEIQKVDALRHQIDLAVLQPETFEQDGDNGPTDSEPALPESEA, from the coding sequence ATGAAGTTCACGGTCGCCGACCTGCTCGACCATCTCTCCACGACCGATGCGGTGGCCCTCGCCAAGCTGGAGAAGTCGCTGGGCCTCACCACCAAGTCCTGCAAGCAGCAGCTGCGCATCGGCCTGGAGGCCCTGCAGCGTCTGGGGCTGGTGGAGGAGGACGCCGAAGGTCTGCGCGCACGCGAGACCCCTGAGTTGATCCCGGCTCGCCTGCGTTGCTCCAGCAAGGGATTCTGTTTCGCCCTGCGGGAAGACGGCGGTGAAGACATCTACATCCGTGACCACCAGCTCAACCACGCCTGGAATGGTGACCGGGTGCTGGTCAGGATCACCCGTGAGGGGGGGCGGCGCCGCTCTCCGGAAGGGGGGGTCCAGTGCATCCTCGAGCGCCACACCCCCAGCCTGCTGGCCCAGGTGGAACGCCAGGACGGGCAACTGGTCGCCGTTCCCCTTGATGACCGGCTGCTGACGTCCGTGTCCCTGACCGAGGACGATGCGGTCCACCTCGACCCGCCTGAGGAGGCGGTGGTGGAGGTGAAGATCGACCGTTTTCCGGTGGCCCAGTTCGGTCCGGCCGGCCATGTCGCCCGCAGCCTGCCGGTGCATGGCGGTGAGGCCGCCGACACCGAACTGCTGCTGGCCAAGCACCGCCTGCAGGAACGGCCGGCCTGTCCCCGCACCACCCTGAAGCAGCCCGTGGCCAAGGGCCGTGCCGATCTGAGCGCCTTGACGACCCTGCTGCTGGAGGCCTGGGAGGGTGCTGAGGCCCCCTGTCTACCGGCGGTGTCCCTGGAGGAGCGGGAAGGGGGCTGGCGGCTGTGGGTGCACAGCCCCGCCATCGCCGAGCGGATCGGCATGGGCAACAGCCTTGACACCTGGTTGCGGGACCAGGGTGAGGCGATCTGTGTGGGACGCCGTTGGCTTCCCCTGCTGCCCCCGGCCCTGGCCAAGGCCAGCGGTTTCCGTCCCGGTGAAAGCCAGGCGGCCGTCTCGGTGGCCCTGGACCTGGACGGGGAGGGGAACCTGGAACATTTCCGCTTCAGCCTGAGCCAGGTCACCCCCGCTGCCCGGGTCGACCGGGCCGCCATGCAGGCCCTGGCCGAGCGCAAGCCCAAGGCCCGCACCACCCCCGCGCCCCTCAAGGCCCTCAAGGACCACCTGCCGCTGCTGGAGCAACTGGTCCAGGTGAGTGGCCTGCTGCGCCAGCGGCGGCTGGCGGCCGGTTCGATTGATCTCAATCTGCCGATGCCCGCGATCGACAGCCTGGGCGACCTGCAGGTGCCCGCGCCGGATGCGGCCCAGCAGGGCTGGCTGGTGGAACTGCCCGCCGAGGATCCTGTGGCGATCCTGCGGGAAGCCGTCCTGGTCGCCCACCGGGCCCTGGGTCGCCATCTGCTGGCCCTGGAATTGCCCGCCCTTTTTGCCCTCAACCCGGCCGCGGAAGCCACCGAGATCAACGACGTCGCCAAGGCGGCCCTGGCCCTGGACATCCCCATGGAGCTCAGCGCCGATGGCAATGCCAGCGCTGCCGAACTGGCCGCCGTCTTCGCCGCCACCGACCGGGGCCGTCCGTTGCAGCAGCAGCTGCGTGATGCCCTGAGGCCGGTGCAGCTGGCGCCAGAAGCCGGCCCCCATGCGGTGGCCGGCGAGGCGATCGCCCTGGCGCCCTGGTGCTGCCCTGGCCTGCACTACGCCGACCTCTGGAACCAGCAGCTGCTCGTGACCCTGCTGGTGGATGGCAAGGACCGTCCCAGCGTGCGCCACAAGATCAGCACCGACCTGGCCAGTGACACCTGCCATGGCAGCACCGACTGGCCCCTGCTCACCCCTGGCCAGCTGGCCCCCTACCAGCAGGGCCTGGAGCATGGCCTGGCCCAGCGCCTCAACGGTCGCAGCCGCTTCCTGCAGGAACTGCAGGCCGATGCCCTGGCCCTGGCCCAGGCCCGCCACACCGAGCCCCTGGTGGGCCAGACCCTGCCTGGGGTGATCAGCGGCGTGCAGAGCTACGGCTTCTTCGTCGAGGTTCCCCCGTCCCAGGTCGAGGGTCTGGTGCACGTCAGCTCCCTCAAGGACGACTGGTACGAATACCGCTCCCGCCAGAACCGCCTGGTGGGCCGCAAGTTCCGTCGCACCTACATGGTGGGGGACGGGGTGGACGTTGAGATCCAGAAGGTCGACGCCCTGCGCCATCAGATCGACCTGGCCGTGCTCCAGCCCGAGACCTTTGAGCAGGACGGTGACAACGGCCCCACGGACAGCGAGCCGGCCCTGCCCGAGAGCGAGGCCTGA
- a CDS encoding flavin prenyltransferase UbiX: MAPASLPVVLAVSGASAQPLAERALQLLLEDGQSVEMVTSRGAIGVWQAEMGLRVPSEPDAQERFWRERTGCTTGRLHCHRWNDQAAAIASGSYLTRGMVILPASMGTVGRIASGVALDLIERAADVHLKEARPLVIAPRELPWNLVHLRNLTRLAEAGARIAPPVPAWYHQPTTISEMVDFLVIRVFDTLGLQLGSLQRWQGPVACSAADEASIP; the protein is encoded by the coding sequence ATGGCGCCTGCCTCGCTTCCCGTGGTGCTGGCGGTGTCCGGCGCCTCCGCCCAGCCCCTTGCCGAACGGGCCCTGCAGCTGCTGCTTGAGGACGGCCAGTCGGTCGAAATGGTGACCAGCCGCGGCGCGATCGGCGTCTGGCAGGCGGAGATGGGCCTGCGGGTGCCGTCGGAGCCCGACGCCCAGGAGCGGTTCTGGCGTGAGCGCACCGGCTGCACGACCGGCCGGCTCCACTGCCATCGCTGGAACGACCAGGCTGCCGCCATCGCCAGCGGCAGCTACCTCACCCGTGGCATGGTCATCCTGCCGGCCAGCATGGGAACGGTGGGGCGGATCGCTTCCGGGGTGGCCCTGGATCTGATCGAACGGGCGGCCGATGTCCACCTCAAGGAGGCCCGACCCCTGGTGATCGCGCCGCGGGAACTGCCATGGAACCTGGTGCACCTGCGCAACCTCACCCGTCTTGCCGAGGCCGGTGCCCGCATTGCCCCGCCGGTGCCCGCCTGGTATCACCAACCCACCACGATCAGTGAGATGGTGGATTTCCTGGTGATCCGCGTCTTCGACACGCTCGGCCTCCAACTGGGCTCCCTGCAGCGCTGGCAGGGGCCCGTGGCCTGCTCTGCTGCGGATGAAGCCTCCATCCCCTGA
- a CDS encoding DUF2996 domain-containing protein, with protein MTETPSNTPAPVATTPEAKTAAPKAKPPAPEDKPFEAFVPELLLPALIKEIEAYGGPVPELEFEQGAMPVVGADCWMVRGKLPGERRFWLCFTQPDISSAKTIALTEGGGSPSLLESFLIDEKKMTLQLLVSRVVQRLNGQKWLGPN; from the coding sequence GTGACCGAGACCCCCAGCAACACGCCAGCCCCTGTCGCCACCACGCCGGAGGCGAAGACAGCTGCCCCGAAGGCGAAGCCCCCCGCCCCTGAGGACAAGCCGTTCGAGGCGTTCGTGCCGGAGCTGCTGCTGCCGGCCCTGATCAAGGAGATCGAGGCCTACGGCGGTCCCGTGCCCGAACTGGAGTTTGAACAGGGCGCCATGCCCGTCGTGGGGGCGGACTGCTGGATGGTCCGCGGCAAGCTTCCCGGCGAGCGACGTTTCTGGCTCTGCTTCACCCAGCCGGACATCAGCTCCGCCAAGACCATCGCCCTGACGGAAGGGGGTGGCAGCCCCAGCCTGCTGGAGTCGTTCCTGATCGATGAGAAGAAGATGACCCTCCAGCTGCTGGTGTCGCGGGTGGTGCAGCGCCTCAACGGCCAGAAGTGGCTCGGCCCCAACTGA
- the acsF gene encoding magnesium-protoporphyrin IX monomethyl ester (oxidative) cyclase: MVPPTTQAPTAPRVGTPDAPAIKDPVKDTILTPRFYTTDFDAMAAMDLRPNEVELEAICEEFRKDYNRHHFVRDGQFEGAADKLDPETRRVFVEFLEQSCTSEFSGFLLYKELSRRIKERNPLLAECFAHMARDEARHAGFLNKAMADFGLQLDLGFLTASKAYTHFQPKFIFYATYLSEKIGYWRYIAIYRHLEQHPESKIFPIFNFFENWCQDENRHGDFFDALMKAQPDTVRGFTARLWCRFFLLAVFATMYVRDVARKEFYEALGLDARTYDKYVIAKTNETSARVFPVVLNVEHPEFYERLEKLVQNNAALDRAERSGAPAPVRALRKLPHWVGNGVQMARLFLMAPIRSERFQPAVR; encoded by the coding sequence ATGGTGCCTCCCACCACCCAAGCCCCCACCGCCCCCCGGGTGGGCACACCGGATGCCCCGGCCATCAAGGACCCGGTGAAGGACACGATCCTCACCCCGCGCTTCTACACCACGGATTTCGACGCCATGGCGGCGATGGATCTGCGGCCCAACGAAGTGGAACTAGAGGCCATCTGCGAGGAGTTCCGCAAGGACTACAACCGCCACCACTTCGTCCGCGACGGCCAGTTCGAAGGTGCCGCCGACAAGCTCGATCCGGAAACCCGCCGGGTGTTTGTCGAGTTCCTCGAGCAGAGCTGCACCTCGGAGTTCTCCGGTTTCCTGCTCTACAAGGAACTCAGCCGCCGCATCAAGGAGCGCAACCCGCTGCTGGCCGAGTGCTTCGCCCACATGGCCCGCGATGAGGCCCGCCACGCCGGCTTCCTCAACAAGGCCATGGCGGATTTCGGCCTCCAGCTCGACCTGGGCTTCCTGACGGCCAGCAAGGCCTACACCCACTTCCAGCCCAAGTTCATCTTCTACGCCACCTATCTCTCCGAGAAGATCGGCTACTGGCGCTACATCGCCATCTACCGCCATCTCGAGCAGCATCCCGAAAGCAAGATCTTCCCGATCTTCAACTTCTTCGAGAACTGGTGCCAGGACGAGAACCGTCACGGCGATTTCTTTGATGCCCTGATGAAGGCCCAACCGGATACGGTGCGTGGCTTCACAGCCCGCCTCTGGTGCCGCTTCTTCCTGCTGGCCGTGTTCGCCACCATGTACGTGCGTGACGTGGCCCGCAAGGAGTTCTACGAGGCCCTCGGGCTCGATGCCCGCACCTACGACAAGTACGTGATCGCCAAGACCAACGAAACCTCCGCCCGGGTGTTCCCCGTGGTGCTCAACGTCGAGCACCCTGAGTTCTACGAGCGGCTGGAGAAGCTGGTGCAGAACAACGCGGCCCTTGATCGGGCAGAGCGTTCCGGCGCCCCGGCACCGGTGCGTGCCCTGCGCAAACTGCCCCACTGGGTCGGCAACGGAGTCCAGATGGCACGCCTTTTCCTGATGGCACCGATTCGCAGCGAGCGCTTCCAGCCCGCCGTGCGCTGA